DNA from Halobaculum sp. XH14:
GACTCGTAGGCGGACCGAACGCGGGCGGTCGAGAGCACCTCGGGGTCGACCGCCGGGATTCTGGCGAGCACCGGACAGTCGAGCACGTCGTCGATGCCGGGTGGAACCGCGTGGGCACGGGTGAGCACGGCGCCGACGACCGGCGTCCCGACCCGTCGGGCCATCGCGGTCGCCTTCGCGGCGTCGCGCACCGCGGGCGCACACGGGGTGACCGCGAGTATCGCGGCGTCGGCGACCCGGAGCGGCGCGACCGCGTCGGGGCCGGCACCGGCCGGACAGTCCACGAGCGCGAGCCGATCCAGCGAACCGACCGCGTGGAGCACGGCGTCGACTTCCCGGTCCTCGCGGTCGGCCGGCGCGGGGAGGACGCGCGTCCCGTCGGCGGCGGCTGCCTCGGCCGCCGCCCGCTGGACGGAGTCACCTTGCCACGCGCTGGAGACGCCCGCGAGCGCGTGGAGGTCCGGGAGGTCCCAGTCGGCGTCGACCGCGAGGGTCGGGGCGTCGATGGCGCGGGCCAGCCCGAGCGTCGTCGTAGTCTTGCCGGAGCCGCCCTTGCCGCCCGTGACTGCGAGCATGGGCGGTCTGGTCGCGTCCTCGGGTTTGAACCTTCACCCGGCCCGAACGACGCCGTCGACCTGGTCCGGGAAAATCAGTTCCTCAGTCCTGACAGCAGCCGCCGGCCTCGCCGCCGAAGTCGACCGCGAGCGGCTCCGAGACGGCCTCGTTCAGCGTTTCGAGCCGGTCCTGGAGTTCGTCCTGCGCCTCGACGTACTCGGCCATCACGGGCAGCGAGTGGAGGTCCGCCTGGGCCTCCCGAACCTTCTCCAGGCTCTCCTCGTCGGCG
Protein-coding regions in this window:
- a CDS encoding CDP-4-keto-6-deoxy-D-glucose-3-dehydrase, with protein sequence MLAVTGGKGGSGKTTTTLGLARAIDAPTLAVDADWDLPDLHALAGVSSAWQGDSVQRAAAEAAAADGTRVLPAPADREDREVDAVLHAVGSLDRLALVDCPAGAGPDAVAPLRVADAAILAVTPCAPAVRDAAKATAMARRVGTPVVGAVLTRAHAVPPGIDDVLDCPVLARIPAVDPEVLSTARVRSAYESAAAELPALSTRRVG